A section of the Flavobacterium sp. CG_23.5 genome encodes:
- a CDS encoding metal-dependent transcriptional regulator, with product MTFSEENYLKTIYHLTIISDSEISTNAIAEKMETKASSVTDMLKKLAEKDLVHYKKYQGVSLTEKGKLSAKMIVRKHRLWEVFLVEKLDFSWDEVHDIAEQLEHIKSEKLINKLDDFLGNPTEDPHGDPIPDVNGRIIKIEKQLLSELAENQCGICVGVKDTSSEFLKYLDKQEISLGSKIEIIGKESFDLSLKIKVDHKDLTISHKIASNLFVKLN from the coding sequence ATGACCTTTTCAGAAGAAAATTATCTTAAAACCATATATCATCTAACGATTATTTCAGATTCAGAAATAAGCACCAATGCCATTGCCGAAAAAATGGAAACCAAAGCTTCGTCAGTGACTGACATGCTTAAGAAACTTGCCGAGAAAGATTTGGTTCATTATAAAAAATATCAAGGTGTATCCCTAACCGAAAAAGGGAAACTATCTGCAAAAATGATTGTCAGAAAACACCGTCTCTGGGAGGTTTTTCTAGTTGAAAAGTTAGATTTTTCTTGGGATGAGGTTCATGATATCGCAGAACAATTAGAACACATAAAATCTGAAAAACTCATCAACAAACTGGATGATTTTCTGGGGAATCCAACCGAAGATCCGCACGGAGACCCCATTCCGGATGTTAACGGGCGAATTATTAAAATAGAAAAACAGCTGCTTTCGGAATTAGCGGAGAACCAATGCGGAATATGTGTTGGCGTAAAAGACACTTCGTCAGAATTTCTTAAATATTTAGACAAACAGGAAATTTCTTTGGGCTCTAAAATTGAAATTATTGGGAAAGAAAGTTTTGACTTGTCATTGAAGATAAAAGTGGACCATAAAGATTTGACAATATCCCACAAAATTGCAAGCAATCTTTTTGTGAAGTTAAATTAA
- a CDS encoding YfiR family protein, with protein sequence MAIKNIILFLAVIIILTGANPILAQENDGPKDYALKADFLYRFRDYVYWKNSTKNQIFKIAILEGSPITASLLDIAKSKKVEVKEYKSLNEVGFCNILFVPYNCSIPIETILSTFSGKPILIVTEHNGYGKKGAHMNFVMLDTKLKFEVNLKAINKAGIGVSSFLLQHAIIVQ encoded by the coding sequence ATGGCAATTAAAAACATCATATTATTTTTGGCAGTAATCATTATTCTTACGGGGGCAAATCCAATATTAGCCCAAGAGAATGATGGCCCTAAAGATTATGCGCTGAAAGCTGATTTTCTTTATCGTTTTAGAGATTATGTATATTGGAAAAACAGCACTAAGAACCAAATATTTAAGATTGCAATTCTGGAAGGGAGTCCAATCACTGCTTCATTGCTTGATATTGCTAAAAGCAAAAAGGTTGAAGTAAAGGAGTATAAAAGCCTGAATGAAGTAGGTTTTTGTAATATTCTATTTGTTCCGTACAACTGTAGTATTCCTATTGAAACGATTCTTTCGACATTTTCAGGTAAGCCAATATTAATTGTAACGGAACATAATGGCTACGGGAAAAAAGGAGCACATATGAATTTTGTTATGCTCGACACCAAATTAAAATTCGAAGTAAATCTAAAAGCAATAAATAAAGCTGGAATTGGTGTTAGCTCGTTCTTACTGCAACACGCAATTATTGTCCAATAA
- a CDS encoding PAS domain S-box protein: MQVFTSALVLGLCITAFVLIDIKGFKDRKVMSSNGIAQVVGFNSVSALEFLDNNAAKKILSELAVQTDILNASILDNKGKVFASYARRGSDSNFQFSIPTMDQKNFLFTNQNLFVYNKIKKNKETIGYVGIRFELSELNKIKMDVLRLGIVLLLVGTGLAFLIAIMIKKYISKPLMDLVSVMQNVKDSGDYKIRIAVEGKDEISTLSLGLNNMLENIEKRDNEVAQSKEQLNKQNILLQSVIQNMGDGLIVVDENKKFILWNAAGEKIMGIGAMDIPYEKWAEIYGFFLPDTKTIFNTNELPLVKALNGEDVDNLEMFIRNYKKPDGLFVNATARPLKNSSGGIAGGVLVIHDITERKNSENVIQKLNEELEQKVIERTAQLAEAIETLRKSEEKYREIVENVGDVVHTSDFQGYFTYINPACKKLTGYTQDELLGKHFSMLVAPEWKDRVAEFYLNQFKNKIDETLFSFPIITKLGEQKWVEQTVMQLREGNKITGHKSIIRDITERKAAEQKLKESEEQLQTIFNEAPDALIVINTEGNIMRWNPQAEKIFGWTFAEVAGKPMQTLIISEQFRENLKKGLENFLVSGERSVFNTIEITALNKKNVEFEIELTVSPATILGKYIFIAFIKDISLRKKMENEKIEAEKVVRLNELKLKLILENIGEGIIVTDNQKRIVLSNHMAEEIIGIKQDSANPTTLDWSAKYELYYPDEKTVFPAQNLPLEKALKGESTDDVEIIIADFESKTKKRVIISGRPIVDENNYVIAAVANIKDITYYKELEVALEESEQKYRKLIGFKSDKK, translated from the coding sequence ATGCAAGTTTTTACCTCTGCGTTAGTGTTAGGACTTTGTATTACCGCTTTTGTGTTAATCGATATTAAAGGATTCAAAGACCGGAAAGTGATGAGTTCTAATGGAATTGCGCAAGTAGTGGGTTTCAATAGTGTTTCTGCACTTGAGTTTTTGGATAATAATGCCGCAAAAAAAATTCTGTCTGAATTAGCAGTACAAACTGATATTCTAAATGCTAGCATACTCGATAACAAAGGAAAAGTTTTTGCATCCTATGCAAGACGAGGATCCGATTCAAATTTCCAGTTTAGCATTCCAACAATGGATCAAAAAAATTTCTTGTTTACTAATCAAAATCTTTTTGTGTACAATAAAATTAAAAAGAATAAAGAAACGATAGGATACGTTGGTATCCGCTTCGAGCTATCGGAATTGAATAAAATTAAAATGGATGTTTTACGTCTAGGTATAGTGTTATTATTAGTTGGAACCGGACTTGCGTTTTTAATTGCCATAATGATTAAAAAATATATCTCAAAACCGTTGATGGACTTGGTATCGGTGATGCAAAATGTGAAGGATAGCGGTGATTATAAAATCCGTATCGCGGTTGAAGGTAAAGATGAAATCAGCACACTTTCATTGGGACTGAATAATATGTTGGAAAATATTGAAAAAAGAGACAATGAAGTCGCACAATCCAAAGAACAATTAAATAAACAAAACATCCTTTTGCAATCTGTTATACAAAATATGGGCGATGGATTAATTGTTGTTGATGAAAACAAAAAATTCATTCTTTGGAACGCAGCTGGTGAAAAAATAATGGGAATCGGTGCCATGGATATTCCTTATGAAAAATGGGCTGAAATCTACGGCTTCTTTTTACCTGATACCAAAACAATTTTTAATACCAATGAGCTGCCTTTAGTAAAAGCATTAAACGGTGAAGACGTAGATAATCTGGAAATGTTTATTCGAAATTATAAAAAACCCGACGGTCTTTTTGTGAATGCAACTGCACGACCACTAAAAAATTCATCGGGAGGAATAGCCGGTGGGGTTCTTGTTATTCATGATATTACTGAACGAAAAAATTCCGAAAACGTGATTCAAAAACTAAATGAAGAACTGGAACAAAAAGTAATAGAACGTACAGCACAATTAGCAGAAGCCATTGAAACCCTTCGCAAAAGCGAAGAAAAATATCGCGAAATAGTGGAAAATGTTGGTGATGTAGTCCACACTTCTGATTTTCAAGGTTATTTTACGTACATCAATCCTGCTTGCAAAAAACTGACCGGTTACACCCAAGATGAGTTATTGGGGAAACATTTTTCAATGCTAGTTGCTCCGGAGTGGAAAGACCGGGTCGCTGAATTCTATTTAAATCAATTTAAAAACAAAATAGATGAAACACTTTTTTCATTTCCTATTATTACCAAATTAGGAGAACAAAAATGGGTAGAACAAACCGTAATGCAATTACGAGAAGGAAATAAAATAACCGGACATAAATCAATTATAAGAGATATTACCGAGAGGAAAGCCGCCGAACAGAAATTAAAAGAAAGTGAGGAACAATTGCAAACCATTTTTAATGAAGCACCAGATGCGTTAATTGTAATAAATACGGAGGGTAACATCATGAGATGGAATCCTCAGGCCGAAAAAATATTTGGATGGACATTCGCTGAGGTTGCAGGAAAACCTATGCAAACTTTAATTATTTCTGAACAGTTTAGAGAAAATCTTAAAAAAGGTCTAGAAAATTTCCTTGTATCAGGCGAGAGATCGGTTTTTAATACAATAGAAATCACAGCCCTTAACAAAAAAAATGTTGAGTTCGAGATTGAGTTAACAGTGTCTCCAGCTACTATTTTAGGTAAGTATATCTTCATTGCTTTTATCAAAGACATTTCATTAAGAAAAAAAATGGAAAATGAAAAAATAGAAGCCGAAAAAGTAGTGCGCCTTAATGAACTAAAACTGAAATTAATTCTGGAAAATATTGGAGAAGGAATTATTGTTACTGATAACCAAAAAAGAATTGTTTTATCCAATCACATGGCCGAAGAAATAATAGGAATAAAGCAAGATTCAGCAAACCCCACTACCCTTGATTGGTCCGCTAAATACGAATTATATTACCCCGACGAAAAAACCGTTTTCCCAGCTCAAAACCTCCCGCTGGAAAAAGCATTAAAAGGCGAATCAACTGATGATGTTGAAATTATAATAGCCGATTTTGAGTCTAAAACTAAAAAAAGGGTCATAATTAGTGGTAGACCAATAGTAGATGAAAATAACTATGTTATCGCCGCAGTGGCAAATATAAAAGACATTACTTATTACAAAGAACTGGAAGTTGCATTAGAGGAAAGTGAACAGAAATACCGAAAATTAATTGGCTTTAAAAGCGATAAAAAATAG